TTTGACGGTTTTGACAAATTCGAGACTTATGACAAATTTGACAAATTCGAGACGTACGCTAAGTTTGAGACGTATGACAAACTCCCCTTTGAGAACATGAGCCACGAGCCCAGCTACCGCATGAATGGGGAGGAGGAccaggagggggaagaggcagaGGCAGAGGCAGGGGCAAGGGCAGATGCAGGGACAGGAGCAGGAGCAGGAGCAGGAGCAGATGCAGGGGCAGATGCAGAGGCAGATGCAGAGGCAGAGGCGGACAACTTCAACGACGAAATGAACCAGCGCGAAAACGAGTTTGCCTATTCGAATGCCAGTCTAAGCAACAACAATAAAGTTGGCAGTGCCTGCGGAGTGAGTGTCGATGATGGCGCTGGGATTATCCTATCTGAGGGGTTTAACAACTACTTCTGCGAGGAGAACCCCAAAAGTGTGTACAGCTATTATGGCAGTCCTAGCGGAGGAGGCGTAGGAGGAATGCCGGCACAGACTACCGCCACAGCCACCACTGGCAGCAAGATCAATAATTTGCATTTAAATTTGAGCGCAAATGGAAACAGCGGGCATAATGGGAGCTCAGGaattttggggggggaggccacGTTGAGTAATAATTACAGTGGAGTTATGGAGGCATCAGAGAATGGCCTCGGTACTTCTGCGGCAAACGGGTTGGCCAACTCTTCGGGGAACTCCACGACCAACTCGGTTGGCAAGAACGGCATGGCCAACACGACCTCCTCCCTTTACCGAAACACGATGACTCCCAAATTGTACATTGATGGGATCCCTGTGAACAGTACCTTTGGAAAGTATGACGAAGGAAACGTTTGCGAGctaaagaaggaagaaaaactgaGAGGAGCAGGGGGTGCAGCAGCTGGCGGAGTGGCTGATTacgatttaaaaatgagCGAGGAGGATGCAAATAAAGGCTTCTTAAGTTACTCCTTTCAGTCCCCACGTGTTGACAACGAGCAAAATTTTTCGGACAATTACGTTAACTTCTTTTGATTTACACCCCCCATCTTCCGTCGCCTCTCCTTTAGAGAAACGGATTTTGACGAGGAATTGAGGGAGAGGATCGATCGACTCTCTCCATTTGAATGGTCAATGCCATTATGGCataccccccccctgttgTGTACACAACGGAGTTACATAGTAACAACGAACATATAATGGTACACCTttggtatgttttttttcaacccaccttttttttttttattcgaaaGTTGAAACTTGTTTAGTCCGCATGTGTGAACATGAGCCACACAAAGACAACACATTTTATCTTCATCGGTTGATTAATTGATTACCTTGCCGAGGTTTGacatttgaaattttttttcctttttctttttttttaattcatgtGAAGAatgcgccccttttttgcggaGGAGTTAGCCAGCCCCCCGATATTTTAGTTTGGTTGCTGCGGCTACATCGGGAGCGGCCCGTTTGTGCGAGCGGgattatttccccttttttttttgaagtttgAGAGATGCCTTTCCTTTATTCGTTCAGTTGTATATAAGTAtccatgtgtgtacatattttttttttttatttatttgtttatttttatttatctatttatttattttatttttttttttattattgccCCACCCCACTGCTTAATGCCTCTCACCCTTTTGCACGCGCGTGGCGCCACCGCTATGAGCTGCTCCAAGCTTTATCGACGTTCCCAAAAGGCCAATGTGTGTGACCTATCTCTCTCTTGCCCTCCCCCATAAACCTCTTTGTGCATTCTTTTGAAGTCAAAAATTTGTGAGGCAGTCTAATTTTGCGTGCCCCCGTGTTCATGTTGCTGTGCTGTTGTACGTGTACCCAAGATGTACCTGTATTGTATATTCATGCAAAATACCTGtgtgggtttttttttaattaaatttaaagaaaaaaggaaactgcttaaatttaaaaaaaaaaaaaacgtagcTGTGTCAGGAGAGGAGGGTAAGTACACCCCTACCCCCGTATCATCACCACCATTTGGGAAGACACCGATTGGCATGCagtggggggaagaagtgccTGTCCCCACGGGTGCCTAGACGTGACTAGgctaatttttccttcttgcaTACGTTTAGCCTCGGCCACGCTGCGAAGATCGTTCATGTTTGCGAATTAGGCTCACCTGCGTTTGCGTACCCATATGCAATTGTGCAGGcgttctctcctttttcccaaCGTTCAGTTTAGCTTCCCCCCGGGGTGAGTCTTTCGTGGGGGAGCTCTACCCCCATGCTGTGCAATTAACTGCATCTTACAAGCGGAGGATGTCAAAACGCGTTTGGTTCTTCAGCGGAGGGGAGGACactttttccaaaaaagggtagctttttgtttttttttcttttttttgagtgcGAAGTTGTTTCCTGCGGGTGGCAACCAAGTGATGGGGACGGCGGACAGAGGAAGCTGCAATGTTTCTTGTTCGTTCTGGTCCCCCACCCCTGTGCATTCGCTCCCTCGCGGGGGTGATCTGTTATGGCGCACCTGAGTAGGCAACACAGGTCGCATAAGCGTTGCAGCGCCACTTTGTAGGCCTCCCCAATGTTACATACAAATAATACCGGTGCGTAGATCTCCTTGGAACGCTTTATACcctcctttattttgctctccccttggaaaaaaaaaaaaaaatccccattTTGCCTACTTCCTCTCAATTCTGCTAGTCGTACGTTACGCTTCACCCGTTTGGCCAAACGAACTTTCACTCAtcgggggggggggagagctAAACTGGGGCATTTTCTCGcccagaaaaaattgcaaaaaaaaaaaaaaaaggcggaaaaggcgataaagaagaaaaaaataaatccccCTTCCTCTTAACATTGCTCCCATCAGCATGTTCCCCCAGCCGCCCTTTACAGTGTACAACTTGCTAAGGGGGAGGGAGACGAACAtgacgctttttttttcccatttaacCTATTGCCACGTCATATCCTATTCCTCCCCTGTGCTGAAACCCTCAACATGCTGGACGAAAGGCAAAGAAACCTTGAGAGGTACTCCTTACATTTGGAAAAGAAGGACCTCGTttttaaagggaaaaaaaaaaaaaacgatttgaagaatattttatatttcccaTCCTTGTTTTGGTTCAATGGGCAGTTTTGTCCCCCCATTCCCTACTTCACTTTTGACCGGCATGAGGGAGGAGGGACAGGAGGAGAAGTGGGGGATCCTTACcccaaggaagaaaaaaaatccccattTAGGGTTAATGTAACTGATTTCTTAACCTGTGGGGTCCACAAAAACAGTGTCATTATAAAGAAAGTCCTAAAAAATGAGGTCTTGAACGTAAGTATGTTTAGCGACATGAAGGTTATGGCATgcgttttttatgtaaacatCGAGTATGTACTGGGTCTGGGTCCCTTCTTTGGCACAACGACgaatccgttttttttttgcttatcctTGGCTACTTTGGGGACGGAGGGCCATGAAACGGGGGAGACCCGGCGAGCGGTCAAGCGAGCGGCCCATCAAGCGGCCCACCAGGCggcaaaacgggggaagtggTCAAACGGAGGGGCAAAAATCGGATCGTCAGCGTCAGCTCCCCTCGGGGTGGAAACCCCCTTACTCAGCTGCGACATAAGGAACGCCTTGGACACAGCCCCTCGAGAGCTCCTCCTCTACaacgaaaagaaagaaatacaCCTCTTCGATTATGTAACAAATAAATCTCGTTTAATCACacgagaaaaaatacaagtGACGGCAATGCAGTTTACCTTTTTGCACATAAGCGAGCACAACAGTCTTTACAATAAGATGGAGACAGACGTGAACGAGGGGAGCATAAAGATTGTGGACCTCGACCACGTGGGGAAGCAGCTTTGGCACAAGAACAGGTACTGCTTCGAGATTCTGCAGGGGTGGTTGGACGGGGTCAGGGGCGGAAAGAATCACCCAAGTGGAGAGGGAGCCGCCCCCTGTGGGCAGTGCCgcgtgcaaaaaattttgcggCGGATGTTCTACGTGCTGGTGTATGGAGACACTGAAGGAAACGTTTACTTCCTAATCCCggagaaggaaataaaaataaaaaaaaacttcagaagaggggagaaaatacACCTCATCGAGACCAACGTGAAGGCCTACTTCAACACGGAAGGTGATAGCCGTATAGCCACGGTGTTGAGAAGCAATGTGCACATCTTTTTAGCCTATAGGGACTGCATCttagtttttaatttccccttGTATGAGCCCCTTTTGGTGGTGAACGTCGTCGATGAGGTGGTCTTCTGCCTCAGTGCTTGTCTTAACGAGCACGGCGAGGTGTACTTTGCCTTCTCCACGCAGAGGTGCGTCAGAATTGGGGAGGTCTCGCGGGGGGGCGACCTGCTCCAAGTAGAGGTAGACACCACGCAAGGGAGCGGCATCCAAGGGGATAACGCTAAAGAGTACACCACCCACGTGGATAACGCTAAAGAGCACCACCCTCAAGGGGATAACGCCAAAAAGCACCCCCCACAAGGGGACACAGCCCAAGTTCAGCACAGCGGGAACCACCCACACAACGCCAAGCAGCAAAAGAGCCACACCTGCGTGTGCTTCGGAAGGGACAACGATCTCTACATAACCAGCGGAGACAAGGGAATCAtccataaatataatttaaaaaaaaaacagatcaCCCATAAGTATGACCCCCGATGTAAgagaatttttcatttatctaTCTGTACACTCCATGGACAAGATTACGCATACCTGTACGACTCGGAGAAGTTCCTTTGCCTCTTCCAACTAaccaaacaaaaaaatatgtacaaaatttttacccTTTCTGTGTGGGTTTATCAGATCCTTTGTTTTCGAACCAACGTTATTTTCTCCCTTGGAAATGAAAACGTCTACAATTTGGAGGTCCGAAAGGAAGGGGGGAGTGGCGGCAAGGGAAGCGGCAGCAACGGCAACGGCGGCGGAAACGACAATCGCAACGTGCTCCTGACCAAGCCGTTCTACTCCGATCGGATGAGCGTCTGCACTTATTTGACGAATCACCCCCACCTACCCCTCGTAGCTTTTATAAACAAGAAACTGCAGTttggtgttttttccctggTGGATGCTCAAAGGAGAAGTGTCATCGTGCCGACTATACGAGAAAATGAGAAGGTATTTTCTCTGTGTTGGTTTAGTACAAGGAGACAATTAGAGGTGGTCGATTTTGATAGAGAGGGTGACGACCTCACCGTTGGAGATCCACTCACACTTAATCAGTTTGGAGATGCAtggaaagggggaggaggtaGTGGTACTCCTCATCATGGTGAGGAGTACGTCGTTCCCCCTTTGTCCTCAAACCACGGGGGAATAACGCAAAAtagaggagggaaaaataaaaaaaaggataacaaTACCCGAATCAACACACACATGGCACACCTAATACAGAAAAGCAGCTCTTACGATACACACCTGGCAGTGATGAATGAAGACACGATGTTCCTTTACAACGTCCTAACTAGCCAAGTGACAGACTTaaaggattatttaaaaaaggcaatgccccaattttgtggaaaaaagaattttctcAAATCTACGATTTATCAAAAAGTATGCTACGTTTTTATCctctcagaaaaaaatacgcttTTTATCTTTGACCAGCATTTCACCCATTCTTTGCGAACCATGAGTGTAGACGATCGCATTGTCCGCTTCTACCTGCGCGATGGGTACCTCTTTGTTCACTCTAATacgtttatttattttacgtcCATACGGAACGCGctctccctcttttttcctgAGTTcacccaaagggggggggatgcTCAAGCTCAAAATTTACAACTCACGAAGGTGGATACAACAGAAACGTTTAAGATAACTCTTTTCGATTTTCTCTGTGTGGGGGGAGAAACGTACCTGGCTGTTTTTACCAAGCGGAAGGAGATTCTTGTGTATAGGATGCGCACGGGGGAGGGCGAGAACGAAGGGGAGGGCACTGCAAAGGGTACTACAAATGGTACTACAAACGGCACTACAAACGGCACTACAAACGGCACTACAAACGGCACTACAAACGGCACTACAAACGGCACTGCAAACGGCATGAGTGCGGACGCCCAGCTGGTCGCCCAGTTTCTCAGCTTTTACCAATTCGAACACTTAAACAAAGTTGGGAGCATCCTGAGCATGAAGTTTTTTTACTGTTCTGCCAAGCGGAGGACGTACTTAATTTTCGGCGGGTTGGAGCAGTTTCTCTTCTTTTGGGACTTTGCGAAGTATCCCCTCGTGCGGCGGGGATGAGCGGCGTGGGGGAAGTGAGCATCGTGGGGGAAGTGAGCATCGTGGGGGAAGTGAGCTGCGTGCGCGGCGTGAGCGGTTTGCCTTAAAGTGGGCGTGGGGAGATGGGCAAACAAAGGAGGTCACGTCTGTTCCACGTGGCTACCCAGCTGCCACCCCGCGGAGATCATCGAATGCTCACGTTGTACGTGCGAACGATCTCGCGCACCAACTGTTCGTGCAGCTCCTTCACGAGGCCTCTGAAGGTGTGCTGATCCtgcagaaggggaagggggaagcgAAGGCGGTTGTGTGTGGATCAAGAATGGTTACAGCACTGAGTTGTGCCGAGTTGCGCCGCTTTGCTCCGCGTTGCACTGGATTACGACGCTCAACTTCGTTGAACCGAGCGACCTACCCGTATGCTCGCCGGCGCGGCGTACAGAAATTTGTACGTGTAACTGGTCCTGCCGGAGCCCTCATGGTTGAACACATCGAGAAGTATAACCCGCCTGAGCAAACGACTGCCGCCCACAGGAGgtgcaaaatgaagaaccgTTTTTGTGAAAAGCTCCGTGTCCCACTTCGAGTTGACATAAAAGGATACATCTCTCTCCTCGTGCCgtacattatataaatttaaaaagtacagAAAGGAGTCGCTCTTTGGTCGATTCGGATCCCTTTTCCTCGACAACCGATTCAGTAGTGCGTTCCTCAAATGGGTTCCCTCCAACTTGGGGGAATCTACTAGGATGTTTTCATCACCGGTGGGTTCTTCCCTCACAGCTGGCCCATTTGCTTGAACCGATGCATCTCCATTTGCTTGAAGCGACGCACCTCCATTTGCTTGAAGCGACGCACCTCCATTTGCTTGAAGCGACGCATCTCCACAtgtcccc
This genomic stretch from Plasmodium cynomolgi strain B DNA, chromosome 14, whole genome shotgun sequence harbors:
- a CDS encoding hypothetical protein (putative) → MLDERQRNLERYSLHLEKKDLVFKGKKKKNDLKNILYFPSLFWFNGQFCPPIPVTDFLTCGVHKNSVIIKKVLKNEVLNVSMFSDMKVMACVFYVNIEYVLGLKIQVTAMQFTFLHISEHNSLYNKMETDVNEGSIKIVDLDHVGKQLWHKNRYCFEILQGWLDGVRGGKNHPSGEGAAPCGQCRVQKILRRMFYVLVYGDTEGNVYFLIPEKEIKIKKNFRRGEKIHLIETNVKAYFNTEGDSRIATVLRSNVHIFLAYRDCILVFNFPLYEPLLVVNVVDEVVFCLSACLNEHGEVYFAFSTQRCVRIGEVSRGGDLLQVEVDTTQGSGIQGDNAKEYTTHVDNAKEHHPQGDNAKKHPPQGDTAQVQHSGNHPHNAKQQKSHTCVCFGRDNDLYITSGDKGIIHKYNLKKKQITHKYDPRCKRIFHLSICTLHGQDYAYLYDSEKFLCLFQLTKQKNMYKIFTLSVWVYQILCFRTNVIFSLGNENVYNLEVRKEGGSGGKGSGSNGNGGGNDNRNVLLTKPFYSDRMSVCTYLTNHPHLPLVAFINKKLQFGVFSLVDAQRRSVIVPTIRENEKVFSLCWFSTRRQLEVVDFDREGDDLTVGDPLTLNQFGDAWKGGGGSGTPHHGEEYVVPPLSSNHGGITQNRGGKNKKKDNNTRINTHMAHLIQKSSSYDTHLAVMNEDTMFLYNVLTSQVTDLKDYLKKAMPQFCGKKNFLKSTIYQKVCYVFILSEKNTLFIFDQHFTHSLRTMSVDDRIVRFYLRDGYLFVHSNTFIYFTSIRNALSLFFPEFTQRGGDAQAQNLQLTKVDTTETFKITLFDFLCVGGETYLAVFTKRKEILVYRMRTGEGENEGEGTAKGTTNGTTNGTTNGTTNGTTNGTTNGTTNGTANGMSADAQLVAQFLSFYQFEHLNKVGSILSMKFFYCSAKRRTYLIFGGLEQFLFFWDFAKYPLVRR